The nucleotide sequence CTAAGAACCAAGATTAtcatattttacatatttctaATGTGGCCTGGTTCAACAGCTCTCCAAGGCAGAAAGTGTAACTatagaaaacagcagaaacagaacTAATTACTTATTTTAGTATTAATAACTTGTGGTGTAGACTATGAGTCATTTCCTTGCTGAACTAAATTTTTTTACTCATCAAATTTGCTCATGGAGTAATTATCTTGAAGacagggagatttttttttttcccagaacaaGTTTAAAGAGATGTTAATATCTTGTAAGACCAAGTCCCAGATGATTCACTGAAAAATCATTAGAGGCACTTAGAGATTGAAGTTTGTGTAACACAACCATGGCTAACAAACTACATCatgacagaggaaaagaaaaacaacagaaaatatttattgacaGAATAAGTGCATCATATAATATCTTAACAGAGCaaaggtttgcattttttttctcaaatggcTTGTCATTTTGCACAGTTAAAAATCTTCTAAAGTTTTCTGTCTGtcttaaaaaagcaaagaacatgAAAGAATTCTCAAAGCTACTTCTGGATGTTTTTAATCTAAATGCTCTGACAATTGGAGCAAAAGACTGGTGCAAAAGGGACCAAAATATACTTCCAAATCCTTTGAGATGAGAGTGAAATTTTAAGCTTTCAATTTATtaacattctttttttccccccagtcaTTCTTTAATCCAGGAATTTGTAGATGGAACTATCTGCAATAATCTGTGCTTTAAAATTGGAAGCAGTTGATAAAATTTCTATGGATGCCAAACACAAACAGAagacacttgaaaaaaatttattgcCTAGAATTTCTAGATACATGCAAAAAATGGAGCCAACATTTAAATGCCTTTAGTCTGAgattttttgcttcatttttttttcccagtggagAACAGCCTTTACAGGAATCCCAAAAAAAAGTTCAGGTTTGAGAAGCTCCCTTTACTCACTACATTCTTGGTGATCCAGTGTACTGGGAGGTTCATACTGCATAATCTTTTGGTCAGAACACGGatctgctgctttccaaggACACTGAATGAACAGAAGCATAATCCCTGCAAATTCAGGCATGGATTGTAGATCAGGGTCAAAACGCCTGCCTGCCAGCGgtccctgccacagcctgaGTCCTCTCACAGCCCTTTCTTTGTTGCTGTTGGCTGGGAAGAAAAGCCTTATCTTGAACAGTGAAAACTTGTCATGAAACTTGTGAATTTCACATCTTAATTCATACTATTAAGTGTCTACCATCTGCCTACTCTTTCTCACAGTAGGTGCCTCTGCTACCTTGCAGCCATTTCATCTGTTACTTTGcacactttctttttcccttgcatACCATCTCCATCTTCCTGGCCTTCCATACCATCTacttattctttctttctcttttatttgctgtttgctACCAGGTCATCCCTTATCAGCAGAATAGAAAGAGCTCCccagctgcttctctcctcCACATGtggatgaggttttttttttttttatttgagccATATTCATACTGATTCATACTCCATATAGACACATAAATCTGCAAAATTAAGATGCTAAATCTTAAGGAGTCAAGGAGTTTCATTAAGCAATTATTACAACATTGGGTACTCTATACCTCATGTAAGATAAATCATTTCTCTACATAAtgttgtgcttttcttttgttaataCAAACTTTGACTTAATTTTTCACGCTGCAGATAACTCCCTTGACTTCCACTCTGTGTCTCAGTGCCTCAGATTAAACACATGCACAAACACCTTGCAGAAGCTGGTCTGGGTGTGTTAATGGATTGCATATGAGCTTTATCTTTGGCCCTGAAAAAAACTTACTTGTTGACTTTATAAATTTCAGTAGCCCTCGAGGAGAAAAGAGATTTGACTGAAGttgttttttcctaaagctGGGAATACAGTTAAATAAAAAGATCTACTACAAACTGTTCTGGAAAAGAATTAGTACTGATGAAAACAAATGATGTACACCCTGGTACCTGACAGAGGAAAAATCCTTTAGGGAAACATCACAAGGGCTGGCAacccagccttgctgctggtgTCCTAGACAACAGCAAGATATAATCTACTGGGATCACATTGTCCTCCTCATATTTTCTCATTGGTAACTAGATAGTAACTGCAGGTTTTTAAGAAAATCTGAGATGGCTCAACAATTTTTGTCCCATTTGCAGTGGTGGGTATCAAGAGCTCTATGCAGAACATTGAATTCCTGGGATTGTGTGCAAGTACTTGATTTATGAACTGAAGTTCCTGTAGTAGGTAGTCACAATGCCTACATAAAGCATGGATTTCTCTATTAGACCAAGTAGAAGACCAAAATGTTGCCCACCATGATGAGACAAGGAAAAGCATTCTGTCTGTGTCTTCTTCTACCTGCATTCTCTGGCCTGAAGGTGCTGACAACACCAAAACTCAGTCAAAACCACCATGGTCTCCAAGCCTGTGTATTTGCATGTGTTTGTGCATGGGCACTGAGACACAgaggtttgttttaaattaatttgtatgTTGCTCTGGCCAACCTCTTTAGTCTTTTAGTACTACAGAATGAGCATCTAGTATTTattctctgaaaagaaagaggTTTTAGCAACCTGGTATGGAAACCTCAGGTTGCAGCTGAGATTTTTACAATAGATGATTATTATAACTGACAgcaaacatttttcattcttacCTTGCTCCAAATTCCCAAGGTGATaaagaaatagattttatttcttcttctgaggAGGAGCACACCTACATAAGACtcaaaaaaccaagaaattcACTAAGCTCCCCCAGATCAGTTTTGGACCCAAATCAACAATGACAAcaattgtaaaaaaacccatggaCCTGGGTTGTCTTGTGTTAGATTAACAACGTGGTACCTTATTTGTCACAGTAACTATGGGAAAAGGCACTTAAGAAAAACATTACAGACCTGACTAAAGAATACTATAAATCTGTTGCATAGAGCAAGAGTATTAAATACTGGACTGAAGTGATTTAAAATTACTGTCAGCAAAGCCACATGTGTTAAAAGAGATGttaacaacaataaaaaataattaacccTAAAATCTTAGAGATTCATTtctaaactttaaaaattattatttgttttctgcaaacaatcacacaaaataaaattaaaacataataaaggaagaaaagctgagtgTTCCCTGGAAAGGCTGACGTTAAAAGAAATAGTTTCCTTTAAAGTGAGATCTCTTCCAATGAATGAAATATTGTTAGGGTTATGATATGGAAGCAAGTATTAAATTTTTATGCTTTGGCAATAATAGGATAAAGTTGCCTGCACATTCAGTGTGTCAGGTTATATACTTTCAACcacataccaaaaaaaaaaaaaaaagggttattTAAAATCATATTATTTCATCAAAAGCTATGACAAGCATGTTTTAAAGAttccaaaaaccaaaaattatttttaaatattctattttttttctcctgcacaggaagaaaatgtattttggtcAGCATAAATttatgacaaaaaaattaaatattatggTGGTGAAAACTCTGAAAGTATTGAAACCCAAAGGATATGATCAGAAAGACACAGTATCTTTTTATGTTATTAGATTAACATAGCACCATAAGAATTCTGTGTACTTCAAAATCTtgacataaaataaaagatatagACTTACATAGCAATCAACAACAGTTTTTAAGAAGGTTGTTTGTGTTTAAAAGTGTATAAAAGTCAAGCTCAGCTTGTGTCTTCATTAAATACATGTTTCTGCAAACATATTGAACCAAATTATTTGCTAACTACTGCTGCTATCTAACAAGATACCTTTTATAATGCACAGGATAGTTCTACCATTCAGAAGGTGCCATAATTTAGTTGGGATAAATTTTTAGTTAACCCTGTAAATCATGTTGTGGTGGAGTCTGAATATAACATGATTAAAACCACACACTTTGCAAAACTGTATAAAGCCAAACTAAAATATTGATTTCCAACTCCCAGTCTAATGCATACTATCCTATCTATGAAGCTGAACTTGtataaaagtaatttataaaaactgaagaaatgttTAGCACCCAGAAAATATATCATCTGTTAAGCTCCAAATGATTGTCAAGAACCACTTCAGGAGTCAGTGACTTCTCCCAATGGTAAAGCTAAACATTTGACTAGAAACTAAACCTACAGCTCTCCAAATACTAATTGGAAGGCAAACGCAGTGTTTATAGCTTCTCTAAGAACATTTAAAGGCATTAAATATGTCTAAATGTGTCTTCTTCTTCCAAACaaggaaactttttttctttgttgttagtttctcttttgctgtttttacTGAGCAATGGAGTGAATTTTTCTTTAAGGTGTAACCCTCAGCTACAAGAATTTGGAATTTCCATGGGAGTGTTCCTGCAGCAACCAGAAGAGGAAGTTTTCCAAACTAACCATCATCAACTATAGTGCTGCTTCTCAATATGGACCTGTGGTTTTAGAGAATGCCAGAATGATGTCTTGTTCTCATGCAGTTCATTCTGCACACGCAGGAACATGCTATATGCACAACTTGCATTTGAACAATTGGAACAGAACCCTGAGAATAGTAAAtccattggaaaaaaaaatagatattgtTTAATAACACCAGTTTGAGACGTTTCAACCCttcctctggggaaaaaaatgacaaacaGGTGcagccatttttttcctcaagaatgACTCAAATTTATCACAATTGCAAACATAAATatagtttggggttttaagTGCGTATCTAGGTTGATTACAATTAGAAATGTTTTGTCTGACAATTCTACCCCTACCCTAGAAATTCAGCATTCCTTAAGTCACCAAAGCACTACTTGTGAGCTTTGAGTTCAAGAATGTTCTGGTGTGATGTTCTTCCAGTCACTGTTGCAGCCGCCTTTCACTCTGTGGCAGTGAGGGTGCTAAGCAAAACTGAGGCTCGGCTCTCTTCAGCCTTGTGTGCAATTCTCATCATTCCCATGTATCCAGAAGCAAATCTGGGCGTATTTGAGAGGAGTAATTCGTACTGCTACATTGTAATCCTGCTGTTCGCCATTGATGTCCACCCACTGGTGGCCTGAGTAAACAGCGATGATCTTGCGTTTccacttctttttgtttggcTCCTTCAGACGGAGATAGATGCCAGATCCTGTGGAGCCAGGCTCAGCATCACAGTACTGATAGAAGAGATCATTGGACTCGTCAGAAATGCTACAAAATCTATAGACCAGCTGCCCAGACCGATCATTGTCAAAACCTGAGAAGTGGATCATGCTCCCAGGCATCATTTTGATTGTTGGGCTGATTCCCAGCTCCATGTATTTCCTTTTGTGGGGACGCTTGAGCTCAAGAACAGCATAATCATAATCCAGGGCAATATCCCCAGAGACACCCTTAAACCAGCCTTTTGGGATGTGCGTGCTCTTCACCCGGGTCCACTGGAAGGAGGGCATGCCATCTGAGGTCCCTTGCTTCCTCCCAGATCCCCTCTGCTTTCTCTCATTGCCTTTGGATGGTCGCCTTAATTCTGCGGCGGCTTTGGGATCCTCTTTGGCCGCAGAAGTTTCTCTCCTATTTCTTTTAGCACCTTTGCGTTTCCTGCCGTTGCCTCTGGATTTCGTCTTCATCAGGCCCACCCTCAGTCTCTTGCTGCCCTTAACATAATCCTTGCCATTGTGCAGGCAGTGGGCTGCTGTGAGCACGTGCTTGGGGGAAACGAGAATGCCACTGCAGCCCGTGGAGATCTTCACAGCTGTGTTGAAGGGAAAGTTGGTCATAAACCTCTTGTCATAGATACTGAACCTACTGTCTGTCCCATATAtctgcctcttcttcctcaaAGGCCTTTGTGTGGTTGTGTTTGCAGCTGGGTCAGGCACTGCTCCGAGGACATTCACTTCAGTCAGGGTCCGTGTGCCGTTTTCAAAAACAGTCTCATAGGATAAGAGGCTCTTCAAGTCAGACAAGCTTGGCACTGGCAGTTTTCTTTGACATTCAATTCCGCATACACTGTTCAGCTCTAATTTGGTTTTTGCTTCAAATTTAGGGCTGTCAAGGGAGAAAGTTCTTTCTCTCACAATCTGGGGAATCTTCTTTAAGTGCCAAGTAAAATCTTGTTCAGTTTCTGTTCCATCACTGAGACCCAATATAGGTATGAAAATTATGAATAGCAGTAACATGtgctccattttattttatttttttctaaaacaagaaAGAGAGGTTTGAAAGTACACTTTGGAAATATATACAGTTATCTTAATATCTTCTAAGTATAATCATGCAATTTTAGAACTAACATCAGTAGAACAGAATTCTACAATCTGCTCAAAATAGAAATGCCTCGGCTATTCCCTGTTTTGCCTCTGACTCTTCCAATTGTTTCTAGGAAGATGGATGCAGATAATCCAGCATCCATGCTGAGCTACCTACTGGAAGATGAAACCAGCTGAGTTTTACCTGTTTTTCCCTCAGTGGACAGCAGTCTCAGTCATTCCACTTGGTAGAACATCCTGGTTTCATTCATTCCAAAGTAGAACatcctggttttatttattccaAAGGTATGCAGTTACATATtacatttctgcttctcttttctaTAGCTATATAGTAGGAGGTAGAACACATT is from Serinus canaria isolate serCan28SL12 chromosome 3, serCan2020, whole genome shotgun sequence and encodes:
- the PRSS35 gene encoding inactive serine protease 35 — translated: MEHMLLLFIIFIPILGLSDGTETEQDFTWHLKKIPQIVRERTFSLDSPKFEAKTKLELNSVCGIECQRKLPVPSLSDLKSLLSYETVFENGTRTLTEVNVLGAVPDPAANTTTQRPLRKKRQIYGTDSRFSIYDKRFMTNFPFNTAVKISTGCSGILVSPKHVLTAAHCLHNGKDYVKGSKRLRVGLMKTKSRGNGRKRKGAKRNRRETSAAKEDPKAAAELRRPSKGNERKQRGSGRKQGTSDGMPSFQWTRVKSTHIPKGWFKGVSGDIALDYDYAVLELKRPHKRKYMELGISPTIKMMPGSMIHFSGFDNDRSGQLVYRFCSISDESNDLFYQYCDAEPGSTGSGIYLRLKEPNKKKWKRKIIAVYSGHQWVDINGEQQDYNVAVRITPLKYAQICFWIHGNDENCTQG